In Hymenobacter sublimis, a single genomic region encodes these proteins:
- a CDS encoding amino acid permease — translation MANIFAKKPLAVLLGEANSSGHGALKRTLGAGNLVALGVGAIIGAGLFVRTANAAAQASGPGVTLAFILAAFGCVFAGLCYAEFAAMIPIAGSAYTYAYTTMGEFVAWVIGWALVMEYALGAATVSIAWSEYLNKLLEVFGTSIPYSLSHSPFEHAVVNGVTQHGIINLPALLIIVALSLLLVKGTQESALFNAVVVVLKTLIVLVFIAVGWQFVNSANHTPYLIPADAVVKNAAGEVVRTYEGWNKHGLGGVLGGAGIVFFAFIGFDAVSTAAQEAKNPKRDMPIGILGSLGICTILYILFGHVLTGVANWREFADPAVGGEASVAYAIRAHMPGYSWLATAVTIGILLGFTSVMLVMLMGQSRVFFSMAKDGLMPKAFSVLHPKFNTPYKSNLMLMVFVGLFAAFVPGSLAGDLTSFGTLLAFVLVSIGVWVMRRSDPSQPRPFRAPLSSPSFPLVPVMGALVCSALIIGLDSFTLKVAMGWMLLGFIVYFIYGKRNSKLQQGIVVVPTEMEEQAFIEPDPKNA, via the coding sequence ATGGCAAATATTTTCGCCAAAAAACCGCTGGCTGTGCTCTTGGGCGAAGCCAATTCATCCGGGCACGGCGCACTAAAGCGCACGCTGGGGGCGGGTAACCTTGTGGCCTTGGGCGTAGGCGCCATTATTGGGGCGGGCCTGTTTGTGCGCACGGCCAACGCCGCCGCCCAGGCCTCGGGCCCCGGCGTGACGCTGGCCTTCATTCTGGCGGCGTTCGGCTGCGTGTTTGCTGGTTTGTGCTACGCCGAGTTTGCGGCCATGATTCCAATTGCCGGCTCGGCCTACACCTACGCCTACACTACCATGGGCGAGTTTGTGGCCTGGGTTATTGGCTGGGCCTTGGTTATGGAATACGCCCTGGGTGCCGCTACCGTGAGTATCGCCTGGAGCGAGTACCTGAACAAGCTGCTGGAGGTCTTTGGCACCAGTATACCGTACAGTTTAAGCCACTCACCTTTTGAGCACGCCGTGGTAAACGGTGTAACGCAGCACGGCATTATCAACCTGCCGGCCCTGCTTATTATTGTGGCCCTGAGCCTGTTGTTGGTGAAAGGTACCCAGGAATCGGCCCTGTTCAATGCCGTTGTGGTGGTGCTCAAGACCCTCATCGTGCTGGTATTCATTGCCGTAGGCTGGCAGTTCGTCAACTCGGCCAACCACACGCCCTACCTGATTCCGGCTGATGCCGTGGTGAAAAATGCAGCCGGCGAAGTGGTGCGTACCTACGAGGGCTGGAATAAGCACGGCCTGGGCGGCGTACTAGGCGGCGCGGGCATTGTGTTCTTTGCCTTTATCGGTTTCGATGCTGTAAGCACGGCGGCGCAAGAGGCTAAAAACCCCAAACGCGACATGCCCATCGGCATCCTGGGCTCCTTGGGCATCTGCACTATCCTGTACATCCTGTTCGGTCACGTGCTGACCGGCGTGGCCAACTGGCGCGAATTTGCTGACCCAGCTGTGGGCGGCGAGGCATCCGTGGCCTACGCCATCCGGGCCCACATGCCCGGCTACTCCTGGCTGGCTACGGCCGTTACCATTGGTATTCTGCTGGGCTTCACGTCGGTAATGCTGGTAATGCTCATGGGCCAGAGCCGGGTGTTCTTCTCCATGGCTAAGGATGGCCTCATGCCGAAAGCCTTCTCGGTGTTGCATCCCAAGTTCAACACCCCCTACAAGTCTAACCTGATGCTGATGGTGTTCGTGGGTCTGTTCGCGGCCTTCGTGCCCGGTTCCCTGGCCGGCGACCTGACCTCCTTCGGGACCCTACTGGCCTTTGTGCTGGTAAGCATCGGAGTGTGGGTAATGCGCCGTTCCGATCCGTCGCAGCCCCGTCCGTTCCGTGCCCCGCTGTCCTCGCCCAGCTTCCCGCTGGTGCCCGTCATGGGCGCGCTGGTGTGCTCGGCCCTGATTATTGGCTTGGATTCGTTTACCCTGAAAGTAGCTATGGGCTGGATGCTGCTTGGCTTTATCGTCTACTTTATCTACGGTAAGAGAAACTCCAAGCTGCAGCAAGGCATCGTGGTAGTGCCCACCGAAATGGAGGAGCAAGCCTTTATTGAGCCTGATCCTAAGAATGCCTAA
- a CDS encoding DUF2945 domain-containing protein, giving the protein MRKGTQVTWKYGTGTATGKIEETHKESVTKKLQGAEITRHGTPDNPAFLIVQENGDKVLKLQSEVKPAK; this is encoded by the coding sequence ATGCGCAAAGGCACCCAAGTAACCTGGAAATACGGCACGGGCACCGCTACCGGCAAAATTGAGGAGACCCACAAAGAGTCCGTCACGAAGAAGCTGCAAGGCGCCGAAATCACCCGCCACGGCACCCCGGACAACCCCGCTTTTCTCATCGTGCAAGAAAATGGCGACAAGGTGCTCAAGCTCCAAAGCGAGGTAAAACCGGCAAAGTAG